GGGGGCAGGCATTCCCAGATTACTTAAGTGGGAAGCCTGGGCCTCAAGCGAAATATTGCCTTCTTACTGGATTGACAGCTCCGTAACAGTGGAATAACAGCCGGATCATCCAGAAGGTCTTCATCACCTCGTTAACGGAATATTTATTTCCCATACCAATTGAAGATAAAATAATAGGATTTTACTCTTACGCTAATCTCAATTATATCCCGCTATTGTTAAACATTCTCTCGATATGTTAGAATCTATAATCTAGTATGAAACACTCTATATGGCGCTGGTTAGATAATTTTAAGCTCTTTTATATTATTTCTCTTGACTTTTCTACGATATTATATTATAATAAGTGCCGATAGAGTAGGTTATTCTGCTTTATCGCGTAAAAACTTGGCGATACGCCGAGTTAATAAAGCTAGTTTAGCGGGGGCCGAGAAACGCAGTCTGTATTTGGTTGCTTGGACTGCGCGGAGCCAATAGCAAAACCGACCGTTATAGGTCGGTTTATTCTTGTAGTCATTAAGATGTATAGCAGGAAAAAGTAAGTTTCGGAGGTGCGAGATGTATCAAAAGAGTAGAGGAATTAATAGGTTGCTCGGTTCACTTATAGTTGTCATTATATCCCTCGTCCTCGCTTTCTCCCCCATCTTGGCACTTCCTTCATATTCGTACGCCGAAGGTTCCTCTGATACCGGCGATATCAACGGGGACGGTGAGGTAAACATCCTTGATTTCATTTTGCTCAGATTGATTCTATTAGGAACAACATCCTCTAATGGCAACAGCGATATTGACGGCAACGGCAAAACCAACTTCCTTGATTCCAGCGAACTGATAGCTACATTCTTTCCCGTTGTCGCGTTCCCGCGCGGTAGTGGCGGCGGTGGCGGCGGTTCTATACCCCCTACGACTACACCCACTCCACCGCCTACCTATACATTAACTTATAACGCAGGCGCTGGAGGATCTATCACCGGTACTACTCCTCAGACCGTTAATGAAGGCGAGGACGGCTCCACTGTTACAGCTACTCCAGACACCAATTACCACTTCGTTGACTGGTCGGACGGCGTACTGACCGCCTCCAGAACCGATACCAACGTACAGGCCGATATCACCGTCACAGCCAATTTCGCGGAGGATGGTGTTACCACTTATACATTAACCTATAACGCCGGTGCGGGAGGCTCTATCACGGGCACTACCCCGCAAACTGTTGACTGCGGCTCCGACGGCGACACCGTCACAGCCACTCCCGACGCGTGCTACTCCTTCGTTGACTGGTCGGACGGCGTACTGACCGCCTCCAGAACCGATACCAACGTGACCGGTGATATCACCGTCACTGCTAACTTCGCTATCGATACCTTCACTCTGACCTACAACGCCGGTGCTGGCGGCTCTATCACTGGAACTACCCCGCAAACGGTTGATTGCGGCTCCGACGGCTCCGCCGTTACAGCCACTCCTGATACCGATTATCACTTCGTCGACTGGTCGGACGGCGTGCTTACAGCCTCCAGAACCGACACCAACGTACAGGCCGATATCACCGTCACAGCTAACTTCGCACCGGACGGTGTTACCACTTATACATTAACTTATAACGCGGGCGCGGGAGGCTCTATCACCGGTACAACCCCTCAGACCGTTAATGAAGGCGAGGACGGCTCCCAGGTCACCGCCACCCCCGACGCGTGCTACTCTTTCGTCGACTGGAGCGATGGCGTACTCACTGCTTCCAGAACCGATACCAACGTGACCGGTGACATCACCGTCACAGCTAACTTCGCTATCGATACATTCACTCTGACCTATAACGCCGGCGCGGGAGGCTCTATCACAGGCACTACGCCGCAAACTGTTGACTGCGGCTCCGACGGCTCCCAGGTTACTGCCACCCCCGACGCGTGCTACCACTTCGTCGACTGGTCGGACGGCGTACTGACCGCCTCCAGAACCGATACCAACGTACAGGCCGATATCACCGTCACTGCTAACTTCGCTATCGATACCTTCACTCTGACAGTGAACTCCAGCGGCTGCTGCGACATTATCACCGACTACGGCACCGTATCCGCCGGCGGTTCCCAGACATTCACTGACATACCGTGTGGAACCGTTGTTAA
This sequence is a window from Dehalococcoidia bacterium. Protein-coding genes within it:
- a CDS encoding InlB B-repeat-containing protein, coding for MLGSLIVVIISLVLAFSPILALPSYSYAEGSSDTGDINGDGEVNILDFILLRLILLGTTSSNGNSDIDGNGKTNFLDSSELIATFFPVVAFPRGSGGGGGGSIPPTTTPTPPPTYTLTYNAGAGGSITGTTPQTVNEGEDGSTVTATPDTNYHFVDWSDGVLTASRTDTNVQADITVTANFAEDGVTTYTLTYNAGAGGSITGTTPQTVDCGSDGDTVTATPDACYSFVDWSDGVLTASRTDTNVTGDITVTANFAIDTFTLTYNAGAGGSITGTTPQTVDCGSDGSAVTATPDTDYHFVDWSDGVLTASRTDTNVQADITVTANFAPDGVTTYTLTYNAGAGGSITGTTPQTVNEGEDGSQVTATPDACYSFVDWSDGVLTASRTDTNVTGDITVTANFAIDTFTLTYNAGAGGSITGTTPQTVDCGSDGSQVTATPDACYHFVDWSDGVLTASRTDTNVQADITVTANFAIDTFTLTVNSSGCCDIITDYGTVSAGGSQTFTDIPCGTVVNISCDDSDLLCFFNSWTGDVADPGSASTTVTVDADKTVTGTCSATATYSLTVNSLGCCPIEVTGSRTDTIPAGGTGIYTGLNALDSVTLTADDSDPCCEFQQWTLNGVPSVINPLIVTGLTGDATANASCITPTYTLTYNAGAGGSITGTTPQTVDCGSDGDTVTATPNACYSF